In a single window of the Verrucomicrobiia bacterium genome:
- a CDS encoding glycoside hydrolase family 16 protein has product MKPLPTLASAAFIALALLVPASAAPWELVWADEFDQPGLPDPARWDYEVGFIRNREAQFYTRARPENARVENGHLVIEARQEDWPNPDFQAGAAGPWRRSRAAAEFTSASLVTLGKAAWTYGRIEVRAQLPSARGTWPAIWMLGTNIREVGWPACGEIDIMEFVGYDPGVVHANIHTRSYNHIQRTAKGARLPLPTASDAFHVYAVEWFPDRLDFYVDDHKFFSFANEGTGSDAWPFNRDHYLILNLAIGGDWGGQRGIDSEAFPQRFLIDYVRVYRTPAASAP; this is encoded by the coding sequence ATGAAACCCCTCCCAACCCTCGCCTCTGCCGCCTTCATCGCTCTCGCCCTCCTCGTGCCCGCATCCGCAGCGCCATGGGAACTCGTCTGGGCCGATGAGTTCGATCAACCCGGCCTCCCAGACCCGGCCAGGTGGGATTACGAGGTCGGCTTCATCCGCAATCGCGAAGCCCAGTTCTACACCCGCGCCCGCCCCGAAAATGCCCGCGTCGAAAACGGCCACCTCGTCATCGAGGCCCGCCAGGAGGATTGGCCCAATCCCGATTTTCAAGCCGGAGCCGCCGGCCCGTGGCGCCGCAGCCGCGCCGCCGCCGAATTCACGTCCGCCAGTCTTGTGACCCTCGGCAAGGCGGCCTGGACCTACGGTCGCATCGAGGTCCGCGCCCAACTCCCCTCCGCCCGTGGCACCTGGCCCGCCATCTGGATGCTCGGCACCAACATCCGCGAGGTCGGCTGGCCCGCCTGCGGCGAAATCGACATCATGGAGTTCGTCGGCTACGACCCCGGCGTCGTCCACGCCAACATCCACACCAGGTCCTACAATCACATCCAGCGCACCGCCAAGGGCGCCCGCCTCCCCCTCCCCACCGCCTCCGATGCCTTCCACGTCTATGCCGTCGAGTGGTTCCCCGACCGCCTCGACTTCTACGTCGATGACCACAAGTTCTTCTCCTTCGCCAACGAGGGCACCGGCTCCGATGCCTGGCCCTTCAACCGCGATCACTACCTCATCCTCAACCTCGCCATCGGCGGAGATTGGGGCGGCCAGCGCGGCATCGACTCCGAAGCCTTCCCCCAGCGCTTCCTCATCGACTACGTCCGCGTCTATCGCACCCCCGCCGCCAGTGCCCCCTGA